Below is a window of Drosophila willistoni isolate 14030-0811.24 chromosome XR unlocalized genomic scaffold, UCI_dwil_1.1 Seg144, whole genome shotgun sequence DNA.
CAGGCAACTGTTTTACATAGATAATATTATATAGATAGAAAGATAATTAGATACACTTGCTGGTAAGGTTTAGGGAGCGAGGGAGACACAATACGTTTATGCTTAAATATTATAAGTGTGgcgattttttgtttgttttttttttcatgcgGGGGTAATGagtgaaaagaaaatagttgCTCTTctaaaaataattgatttaattCTCATTGGACAATTTTTTTCCACTAATTCCTTTtgaaaataagtttttttgCCAGTTAACTTAGCATTAGAATTTCcactctttttttcttcttgttttaattattaatttcagAGCATTTTAGGGTGTTACATCTGTTTTTCTCTTCTTGTTTACAGCTGAAAGTGGGACGCTTGGGTGTGGGGGATTGAGGAGAATCTTCTTGGTAAGGGGAGAGTCTAGGTAGATGGGTTGAGAGGGAAAGAAGGTTTAGCTTGTCGCCGGAAATTTGTTACATGGCTGTATAATCGATGTTTTACGCGCTGGTACAGTTTCGGGCGTGGGGATGGCATCACCGGTGGTCACCTTATTGGCAAAGACCTGCTTAACACCGCCACCCTTTTGCTTAGCCATCTGATAGTCGCCCGAATCGAAGAATTTTTGCTGGAAACACAGAAATGCCATGATGGTCATCACTCTTAGATTTGTTGACGAATGTCCTTTACTTACCCCTTTTTGCAAACGCTTCTGCAGGAAAGCCGAGTGCCCGCCAGGCACTCGCATGCCAGAGGGATATTTCGATTTTAATTTCTCCTCTTCGATTTTCTCCAAATCCCTGGGATTAGCCTGTTGTTCGCTGCTGGTCTCCTCCTGCGGCGTGGTTGCCGGGCTGTTATTGCTATTTTCCTCAGTGGAGCTCATCTTTTTCGAATTGCTGTTTGTGTTGCGGTCGCGATAGATTCTATTGgaaggcaataacaacaaacagaaTTAAAGAGTTATACCTCATTTATAGTTAGAAATTCTTAAAATGGCGATGAAAATTGCTAACGCACAGCGaggagaaaattataaatgtcACAAGGgcaacttattttttttttggttttggctttgAGAAGCGCGCAAAAAAATGCCAAGATAAAAGTTGCATTTcatcacacatacacacaaccGAATCGcactcacgcacacacacacacacatatatatagatataatatatatatatatacatgtgtacGATATAAATTGTCATAATCTAAtgttcaaatattatttcaattttatatacacacatatatacgcACACACTTAcgtgatatatgtatatatgtatttatgtgtgAAAATTCAACGATCTCTTCTTCATCAACCTCACTGTTTTTTGGACGCGTCAAATTTGACGATTAACTGTTGTTTTCCTTCTTTTGTTCTTTACCCTTCTTCTACGTCTTTAGCCTGCTGCTTCTTCCTCTGATTTGCTTTGCCAATTAGCAAGCGCCAAGCAACGGTCACagcacacaacaacaaaaagacaaaaaaaaaaaaacgatgtGTATAAAGTAAAGTACGCGAAATTAGATAGGGCACACGACAGTTAGAGCGGGGGTGCCTTGGCAAGTTTTTAACAAAAGCTCATTTAACGTTTTCTTAATTAATATAAGCAAGTAGATATTATCAAGGCGAATGCGTTGCGAAAAGTAGTGCTGGAAAACCATCGATACCATTGGCTTGCGATAAATAACGACTTTGCATAAACCATCGATATCATCGATTTGCGATAGATAACactgtatatatttttaaactaGATTGGCGAAAACGACAACCTTGGTTGTTGAACCCCTTTTCCGAGATTTGAGCAAAAAAAAGTTGTCAATCTTAACTGCTCGACGTGAAAGtatatttatttgcaaaattatTTTGGGTGCCAGCTAGTATAATCGATTATACCCAAAAGATTCGATAAATTATCGttttttctcaaaatttcCGATTACCTTGAATTCGCCCCAGAAGAGGAGCGAGGTGCTTAACTAGTTAAGCGAGAAAATACTAGCTGGGCaaagaataataatataaGTGACTAAGTTAAGTGAATTTATGTTAAAATAAGAAACAACGCGTGAATTTGATACCCTCAGGACAAGTAGAAAACACACACCACCAACCATGAGTTCCAAAGATAAATCAAAgttcaaaatgtttttgaaatCGACAAAGACGGCAGGTGAGGAGGAATCAGAACTAATAGTCAAAACATTCTAATTGGAATTGAATATTAAGCTTAATTTAACTGGGTTTATGTCTTCCTTTCCCTATACAGGCAATGCCGGGGAACGTACCTTGCGTCCGGAATTCGAGAGAGAACTGCGACCAGAACAGCCAGTGGCTCAACGATGTAGAATGCTAAAAGAATTAGGCGATATGCATCTGCACAATATCAATTTAGATGAGGTAAATGATGGACCATACTATCCAGAAAACCAAAATTCTCATTTACAATTCATTTACTTTACAGGCTTCCATTACCAAGTTGTGGCATCTAACCAACGATCTCATTGTGCATAATAAACCGGCTGAGACAAGACAAGTAGCGCTACATTTCTATAAGCGCCTCATCTATACACAATACAAAAACTTGACGTTAATGCGGGAAAAGTTCTTCCTGGTCATACAAAATCATGAGGCGCGTGAAGATCTGCGGCATTTGCTGGAACTGCTGGTCACCCTCACTGACAACGGCAAGGATATTACCAATTTTGAGGAAAAAGTATAATTAGTCAGAGGGATCTCAGAaggcaatttaaatttatattctcGCAATTTTGTTTACAGATTGGTAAATTCATGCTGATGTGGATACCAGCCATTACAGATGCCGATCTGCTGTGCCCATATCTGGAAATGTTGGTCAatctaattaaatttaatgccGCCCATTTAGATAAGGATATACTCGTGGGCATTGTACAGTGGGTGAAATTCATATAATGTCCTGGAACTGtttgaatatttatgaaatattCTTTAAATTCTAGGAATGCCTGTGATTTGAGTTGCACTGTAACCGATGATGATATTGGCCTACAGTGCCTAACCATTTTGGAAATGGTCATTGGCTATACAATATTCCCCAGCGAACCACTGCCCCAGTGTATCATAACACTGTGCCGGACTGTGAATCATTCACGTTACTGTCCGGCGTCATTTAAGGTAAGTCCGGGTCACCATCAAAGTTGAGTTAAAAACTGAATTGACATTTAGATCATTAGATCTGTGAAGGTAAATTTATTATGTATATTGTTGTAAATGTTTTGATAATGAGATATAAGCTTGTATTTTGATAAGTTGATATAGTGATTACTTTATATATTATGCACAGCATTTGGTGTTTattgaaatgaaacaaatttcGATGATAGCTTATCAAAGCTGGTTAGCTTCCAAGCATTCTCACGCTGAGAGGATGTAGTCGCATCATGTTTTTCTATTGGTAACTCTGAAATTTCGTGATTTCTCTCCACTACTTTATTGTTTGGGCATTGCATGCCCACATCCAAGGCGCAGAAGCGCTTTAAAGGATCGAAATACCTTCCATAGGGACAGCTCATTTCAAGGACTCGACCCCGCTTGCACACATAATAACGACCACAGTCGCTAGCATGTGGCACCACATCGCTGCCTGTCCTAGCACATTCCTGCAAAGCTAATGACTCTCTCCCCGCTGCTGGCGGTGGGAGTGTGGGTTCTTCGAAGCAAATGCCAGTTGTGTCGAACAAACAACTGTGCACACTGCTCTCATAGTACTGATCCTTGGGGCATTGTATCAGTACAGCCTCGCCACCTTCACACCGATAATAGGTCTCGCAATCATTTGGATTGGTGAGCGTGGAGTTCTCTGGCAAGAGGCAAGCACACTGATGCTCTGGTGTCAGTGCGATGGGCAAACAAGCCCTACGCTTCACATCAAAATAGGTGCCCTGCTTACAACCAATCAGAGCGTAGGCTCCATTTCGCGAACACAAACGATATTTGCTGCAATCTCCTGGCTGCCGTTCCACCTTAGAAGAACAGGTGCTACTCTCGATGGTCGATGTAGTTGAATTGTCGCTGCATGGACCATAGACACAATGCTGTTGCTCCCTGCTGAAATGGTAGTTCCATGTGCAACTAAACTCCTGATAGTTATTATCCCCATAGTTACTCTCGTCATTGCCCGTGCACACATAAAACTTTCGGCATTCGTGTTCACTGGCCAGCAAGGTCCAGGCCTCGGCTTTACTGCATAATGATGATATATACCGATTTTGGATGAATCCACAGCTCACATTCCCGCCTGCTGCCAATAGAAGCcaccaaaataataaaattccTTTATGCTGAgctgcaaataaaatttaattgaatgcTCATTAACACCTTGTTGGCGAATTTAACGGGCtgttaa
It encodes the following:
- the LOC6639550 gene encoding alpha-endosulfine: MSSTEENSNNSPATTPQEETSSEQQANPRDLEKIEEEKLKSKYPSGMRVPGGHSAFLQKRLQKGQKFFDSGDYQMAKQKGGGVKQVFANKVTTGDAIPTPETVPARKTSIIQPCNKFPATS